A region from the Enterobacter roggenkampii genome encodes:
- a CDS encoding M4 family metallopeptidase: MPHLHSVIPPYILRRIIESGSEPQQRCARQTLTHVQTLMAHMPGKPAAPHVNKAGQLERDIYDAKQTQELPGTQVRYEGQSSNGDVAVDEAYEYLGITHDFFWKEYQRDSLDNKGLILTGTVHYGREYQNAFWNGQQMVFGDGDGEIFNRFTIAIDVVAHELSHGVTETEAGLIYFEQSGALNESLSDVFGSLVKQYRLKQTADKADWLIGEGLLAKGINGKGLRSMSEPGTAYNDPLLGKDPQPAHMKNFIKTREDNGGVHLNSGIPNRAFYLAATAIGGYAWEKAGYAWYDTVCDRNLAQDADFEAFAKLTIAHGEKRSGGDVGVAIKQAWEQVGVL, translated from the coding sequence ATGCCCCATCTTCATAGCGTGATTCCCCCGTATATTCTTCGTCGTATTATCGAAAGCGGTTCCGAACCGCAGCAGCGCTGTGCCCGCCAGACCTTAACCCACGTCCAGACGCTGATGGCCCATATGCCGGGCAAACCCGCCGCGCCGCACGTGAATAAAGCCGGACAGCTGGAGCGTGATATCTACGACGCGAAGCAGACCCAGGAGCTGCCGGGTACGCAGGTGCGTTACGAGGGACAGTCGTCGAACGGCGATGTGGCGGTAGACGAAGCGTACGAGTATTTGGGTATTACCCATGATTTCTTCTGGAAGGAATATCAGCGCGATTCGCTCGATAACAAAGGGCTTATTTTAACCGGCACCGTTCACTACGGTCGGGAATATCAGAACGCCTTCTGGAACGGTCAGCAGATGGTATTTGGCGACGGCGACGGGGAAATATTTAACCGCTTTACCATCGCCATAGACGTCGTGGCGCATGAGCTGAGCCACGGCGTGACCGAGACTGAAGCCGGGCTTATCTACTTTGAGCAGTCCGGCGCGCTGAACGAGTCGCTGTCGGACGTGTTTGGCTCGCTGGTGAAACAGTACCGTCTGAAGCAAACCGCCGATAAAGCGGACTGGCTGATTGGTGAAGGGCTGCTGGCAAAAGGCATCAACGGCAAAGGGCTGCGCTCGATGTCTGAACCGGGCACCGCCTACAACGATCCGCTGCTCGGCAAAGACCCGCAGCCTGCACACATGAAGAATTTCATCAAAACGCGTGAGGATAACGGCGGCGTACATCTGAACTCCGGCATCCCCAACCGGGCATTTTATCTGGCCGCGACGGCGATCGGCGGCTACGCCTGGGAAAAAGCGGGTTATGCCTGGTACGACACGGTTTGCGATCGCAATCTGGCGCAGGATGCAGATTTTGAGGCCTTCGCAAAACTGACGATCGCGCACGGAGAGAAACGCTCCGGCGGCGACGTTGGGGTGGCCATAAAACAAGCCTGGGAACAGGTGGGAGTGTTGTAA
- a CDS encoding zinc ribbon domain-containing protein, producing the protein MTITCPDCQAPLEPLNGVAHCESCNKDIALEARCPECHQPLQVLKACGAVDYFCQNGHGLISKKRVEFVRAEG; encoded by the coding sequence ACTATTACCTGCCCGGATTGCCAGGCACCGCTTGAGCCCCTGAACGGGGTGGCACACTGCGAGAGCTGTAATAAGGATATTGCGCTTGAAGCCCGCTGCCCGGAGTGCCATCAGCCACTCCAGGTCTTAAAAGCCTGCGGGGCAGTGGACTACTTCTGCCAGAACGGCCACGGCCTTATCTCCAAAAAACGCGTGGAGTTTGTTCGGGCCGAAGGTTAA
- a CDS encoding protealysin inhibitor emfourin, producing the protein MQVPELTDDAVVELAREGGVAYIPKLSGQRTIALSSLNEAQRQRLVSILEQAFPRGQPPGQASSPGSGDQRYFRIQIIWTGQNQAHYADIIVLVPEQEAPESLVELWQKGEGCVCD; encoded by the coding sequence ATGCAGGTTCCGGAACTGACGGATGACGCCGTGGTTGAGCTGGCCCGGGAAGGCGGCGTCGCTTATATTCCCAAGCTGAGCGGCCAGCGCACCATCGCGCTCTCCTCGCTCAATGAGGCCCAGCGCCAGCGCCTGGTCAGCATCCTGGAGCAGGCCTTTCCGCGCGGTCAGCCGCCGGGACAGGCCTCGTCACCCGGCAGCGGCGACCAGCGCTATTTCCGCATCCAGATTATCTGGACCGGGCAAAATCAGGCGCACTATGCCGATATCATCGTGCTGGTGCCGGAGCAGGAAGCACCCGAGTCGCTGGTCGAGCTGTGGCAGAAAGGCGAAGGCTGCGTGTGCGATTAA
- the xseA gene encoding exodeoxyribonuclease VII large subunit, whose protein sequence is MLSSQSPSIYTVSRLNQTVRLLLEQEMGQVWISGEISNFTQPSSGHWYFTLKDDTAQVRCAMFRNSNRRVTFRPQHGQQVLVRANITLYEPRGDYQIIVESMQPAGEGLLQQKYEQLKAKLSEEGLFDQQFKKPLPSPAHCVGVITSKTGAALHDILHVLKRRDPSLPVIIYPTAVQGDDAPGQIVRAIALANARQECDVLIVGRGGGSLEDLWSFNDERVARAIFASLIPVVSAVGHETDVTIADFVADLRAPTPSAAAEVVSRNQLELLRQIQSGQQRLEMAMDYYLANRTRRFTQLHHRLQQQHPQLRLARQQTVLERLRQRMNVAVDTQIKRAVSRQQRVTQRLNQQNPQPKIYRAQTRIQQLEYRLAETLRARLSATRERFGNAVTHLEAVSPLSTLARGYSVTTATDGKVLKQTKQVSTGDVLTTRLSDGWVESEVKSIKPVKKTRQRKTG, encoded by the coding sequence ATGTTATCCTCTCAATCCCCCTCAATTTATACCGTCAGCCGCCTGAATCAGACGGTGCGTTTGCTGCTTGAGCAGGAAATGGGGCAGGTCTGGATCAGCGGTGAAATCTCTAACTTCACGCAGCCCTCCTCCGGCCACTGGTACTTTACGCTAAAAGACGACACCGCCCAGGTGCGCTGCGCGATGTTCCGCAACAGCAACCGCCGCGTGACGTTCCGTCCTCAGCACGGCCAGCAGGTTCTGGTGCGCGCCAATATCACCCTCTATGAGCCGCGCGGTGATTATCAGATTATCGTCGAGAGCATGCAGCCTGCGGGCGAAGGTCTGCTGCAGCAGAAGTACGAACAGTTAAAGGCTAAGCTCTCGGAAGAGGGACTTTTCGACCAGCAGTTCAAAAAGCCGCTGCCCTCGCCTGCCCACTGCGTGGGGGTCATCACCTCGAAAACCGGTGCGGCACTGCACGATATTTTGCACGTTCTGAAGCGTCGCGACCCTTCCCTCCCCGTCATTATCTACCCGACCGCCGTGCAGGGTGACGATGCGCCGGGGCAGATTGTGCGCGCCATTGCGCTGGCGAACGCGCGTCAGGAGTGCGACGTCTTAATCGTCGGACGCGGCGGCGGCTCGCTGGAAGACTTGTGGAGCTTTAACGACGAGCGCGTGGCGCGGGCAATCTTTGCCAGCCTTATCCCCGTGGTGAGCGCCGTCGGCCACGAAACGGACGTGACGATCGCCGATTTTGTCGCGGATCTCCGCGCGCCGACGCCGTCCGCGGCGGCAGAGGTGGTCAGCCGCAACCAGCTGGAGCTGCTGCGTCAGATCCAGAGCGGCCAGCAGCGTCTTGAAATGGCGATGGATTACTACCTCGCCAACCGGACCCGGCGCTTTACCCAGCTTCATCACCGTCTACAGCAGCAGCACCCGCAGCTGCGCCTGGCGCGTCAGCAGACCGTACTGGAGCGCCTGCGCCAGCGCATGAACGTGGCGGTGGACACCCAGATCAAGCGCGCGGTGTCGCGCCAGCAGCGCGTGACGCAGCGTCTGAACCAGCAGAACCCGCAGCCGAAAATTTATCGTGCGCAAACGCGGATTCAGCAGCTTGAGTACCGCCTGGCGGAAACTCTCCGTGCGCGACTGAGCGCCACCCGGGAACGCTTTGGCAATGCGGTGACCCACCTTGAAGCGGTCAGCCCTCTCTCCACGCTGGCGCGCGGCTATAGCGTGACGACGGCAACGGACGGCAAGGTGCTGAAGCAAACCAAACAGGTGAGTACCGGTGATGTGCTGACGACGCGTCTGTCGGACGGCTGGGTAGAAAGCGAAGTGAAATCAATTAAACCGGTGAAAAAGACGCGTCAGCGTAAAACCGGATAA